One part of the Anaeromyxobacter sp. Fw109-5 genome encodes these proteins:
- a CDS encoding tRNA (guanosine(46)-N(7))-methyltransferase TrmB, translated as MIFSDDDDAPLALDLAPDWTARFGPLAGRLELEIGCGHGGFALAFARAHADRALVAIEQRRAFARDVAAKAERRGHGNLVVIQGDGRILAPRLFRAGSLAAIHVHFPDPWWKRRHGRRRLVDDRMSSLLLGLLAPGGLLDFRTDVERYAREAVVRLEAAGFANECGPGAFAERPPDELPSTREKRYLETGQPVWRLRLRRPA; from the coding sequence ATGATCTTCTCCGACGACGACGACGCTCCGCTCGCGCTCGACCTCGCGCCCGACTGGACGGCGCGCTTCGGCCCGCTCGCCGGGCGGCTCGAGCTCGAGATCGGCTGCGGCCACGGAGGGTTCGCGCTGGCGTTCGCGCGCGCGCACGCGGACCGCGCGCTCGTGGCGATCGAGCAGCGCCGGGCGTTCGCGCGCGACGTCGCCGCGAAGGCGGAGCGGCGCGGCCACGGGAACCTCGTGGTGATCCAGGGCGACGGCCGCATCCTCGCCCCCCGGCTGTTCCGCGCCGGCTCCCTCGCCGCCATCCACGTGCACTTCCCGGATCCGTGGTGGAAGCGGAGGCACGGGCGGCGGCGGCTGGTCGACGACCGCATGTCGTCGCTCCTGCTCGGGCTGCTCGCGCCCGGCGGGCTGCTGGACTTCCGCACCGACGTCGAGCGGTACGCGCGCGAGGCGGTGGTGCGGCTCGAGGCGGCGGGCTTCGCGAACGAGTGCGGCCCGGGGGCGTTCGCGGAGCGGCCGCCGGACGAGCTGCCCTCCACCCGCGAGAAGCGGTACCTCGAGACCGGCCAGCCGGTGTGGCGGCTGCGGCTGCGCCGGCCGGCGTGA
- a CDS encoding LysM peptidoglycan-binding domain-containing protein — translation MRPTHLSHVVLFVLIVPTAVQARARASTLSAAHSAATQVLPPALVPEPELIEDTFEVAAPEPRAPQVEDAWAYVPDDQPIAEEIDRDSAEIEAVRRAEEEAHVRDGAKDAAVDGQVPHETGLGRIELLPELDMNLAELRARYDIPIDVNEAVLDYIRFFQGPAARAHFAKWLSRSHRYLDRYRAILREEGLPEDTVYLAMIESGFGNFALSPAKAAGPWQFIPSTGKAFGLRQDFWVDERRDPERSARAAARYLKQLFQQTGDWRLAWAGYNAGGGRIAKARRAGYEDFWEMAAVPGKRVLHPETKGYVPKLMAAAILSKHPREFGFSDEEIERQSWTAYEEVRIPSATLLSTIAKAAGVSERELIDLNPELRRACTPPRPYALKLPKASADTFAENWPAMQPKVRLTFAGHVVRRGDTLSSIAHRHGVPMQGIMEMNGLKNARKLRVGQELMIPRPVGAAVASAGEEGRIERTSARARARTAVRIPSDRARSTHRVRAGDTLWSIAQRFRVDLTELCRWNGIRNPNAHKLHVGAKLVVYAERG, via the coding sequence ATGAGACCGACGCACCTGTCCCATGTCGTCCTGTTCGTCCTGATCGTACCGACGGCCGTCCAGGCGCGGGCGCGGGCATCCACCCTCAGCGCTGCCCATTCGGCGGCGACGCAGGTCCTCCCGCCGGCGCTCGTCCCGGAGCCGGAGCTCATCGAGGACACCTTCGAGGTGGCCGCGCCGGAGCCGCGCGCACCGCAGGTCGAGGACGCGTGGGCGTACGTGCCCGACGATCAGCCCATCGCGGAGGAGATCGATCGCGACTCGGCCGAGATCGAGGCGGTGCGGCGCGCGGAGGAGGAGGCGCACGTCCGGGACGGCGCGAAGGACGCGGCGGTGGACGGGCAGGTGCCGCACGAGACCGGCCTCGGCCGCATCGAGCTGCTGCCGGAGCTCGACATGAACCTGGCCGAGCTCCGGGCGCGCTACGACATCCCCATCGACGTGAACGAGGCGGTCCTCGACTACATCCGCTTCTTCCAGGGGCCTGCCGCGCGCGCCCACTTCGCGAAGTGGCTCTCCCGCTCGCACCGCTACCTCGACCGCTACCGCGCGATCCTCCGCGAGGAGGGGCTGCCGGAGGACACGGTCTACCTCGCGATGATCGAGAGCGGCTTCGGCAACTTCGCCCTCAGCCCCGCCAAGGCGGCCGGGCCGTGGCAGTTCATCCCCTCCACCGGCAAGGCCTTCGGGCTGCGCCAGGACTTCTGGGTGGACGAGCGGCGCGATCCGGAGCGCTCGGCACGCGCCGCCGCCCGCTACCTCAAGCAGCTCTTCCAGCAGACCGGGGACTGGCGGCTCGCGTGGGCGGGCTACAACGCGGGCGGCGGCCGGATCGCGAAGGCGCGGCGGGCCGGCTACGAGGACTTCTGGGAGATGGCGGCGGTGCCCGGCAAGCGGGTCCTCCACCCGGAGACGAAGGGCTACGTCCCGAAGCTCATGGCGGCGGCCATCCTCTCGAAGCACCCGCGGGAGTTCGGCTTCTCCGACGAGGAGATCGAGCGGCAGTCGTGGACGGCGTACGAGGAGGTGAGGATCCCCTCCGCCACGCTGCTCTCCACGATCGCGAAGGCGGCCGGCGTCAGCGAGCGCGAGCTCATCGACCTGAACCCGGAGCTGCGCCGCGCCTGCACGCCGCCGCGCCCGTACGCGCTCAAGCTCCCCAAGGCCAGCGCGGACACGTTCGCCGAGAACTGGCCGGCGATGCAGCCGAAGGTCCGCCTCACCTTCGCCGGTCACGTCGTGCGCCGCGGGGACACCCTCTCCTCGATCGCGCACCGGCACGGCGTGCCGATGCAGGGGATCATGGAGATGAACGGGCTGAAGAACGCCCGGAAGCTCCGCGTCGGCCAGGAGCTCATGATCCCGCGCCCGGTCGGCGCGGCCGTGGCCTCGGCCGGCGAGGAAGGCAGGATCGAGCGAACCTCCGCGCGCGCCCGCGCCCGGACCGCCGTGCGCATCCCGTCGGATCGCGCTCGCTCGACCCACCGCGTGCGCGCGGGCGACACCCTCTGGTCGATCGCGCAGCGGTTCCGGGTGGACCTCACCGAGCTGTGCCGCTGGAACGGCATCCGCAACCCGAACGCCCACAAGCTCCACGTCGGCGCGAAGCTGGTCGTCTACGCGGAGCGCGGGTAG
- the dusB gene encoding tRNA dihydrouridine synthase DusB — MQIGPYTFSGRFFLAPLAGVSDRPFRAICRSMGASFAYTEMVSAHGLVHGTLQTESYLDRDPDEDPFAVQIFASEADVLARGAEVAVRAGAGIIDVNMACPVKKVCGTGAGAALGRDPRRVEEAVRAIRAAVAVPVTVKIRAGWDDAEVNCVEVARAAEAGGAAAVALHGRTRTQMYSGRARWELVRAVKEAVSVPVLGSGDVWTVDDALRMRAETGCDAVLVARGACGNPWIFRELRAAELGAPRPPPPTRDEWIGTVLHHVRLQVEHRQRQHPGDDPLELERLAIRELRKHLLWYTRGRRGGVHFRRDANRLATAADVAQVIEEHFPAGSSSFELDPGFRREEEGE; from the coding sequence ATGCAGATCGGGCCCTACACGTTCTCCGGCAGGTTCTTCCTGGCGCCGCTCGCCGGCGTCTCCGACCGCCCCTTCCGCGCCATCTGCCGCTCGATGGGCGCGAGCTTCGCGTACACGGAGATGGTGAGCGCCCATGGCCTCGTCCACGGGACGCTCCAGACGGAGAGCTACCTGGATCGCGATCCGGACGAGGACCCGTTCGCGGTCCAGATCTTCGCGTCGGAGGCGGACGTGCTGGCCCGCGGCGCGGAGGTGGCGGTGCGGGCGGGGGCCGGGATCATCGACGTGAACATGGCCTGCCCGGTGAAGAAGGTCTGCGGCACCGGCGCAGGCGCCGCGCTCGGCCGCGATCCGCGCCGCGTCGAGGAGGCCGTGCGCGCGATCCGCGCCGCGGTGGCGGTGCCGGTCACGGTCAAGATCCGGGCGGGGTGGGACGACGCGGAGGTGAACTGCGTGGAGGTCGCCCGCGCCGCCGAGGCGGGAGGCGCGGCGGCGGTCGCGCTCCACGGCCGGACGCGGACGCAGATGTACTCCGGCCGGGCGCGCTGGGAGCTCGTGCGCGCGGTCAAGGAGGCGGTCTCGGTCCCCGTCCTGGGATCGGGGGACGTCTGGACCGTGGACGACGCGCTGCGCATGCGCGCCGAGACCGGCTGCGACGCGGTGCTCGTCGCCCGCGGGGCCTGCGGGAATCCCTGGATCTTCCGCGAGCTGCGCGCGGCGGAGCTCGGCGCGCCGCGCCCGCCGCCGCCCACCCGCGACGAGTGGATCGGCACCGTGCTCCACCACGTCCGGCTCCAGGTCGAGCACCGCCAGCGGCAGCACCCCGGCGACGATCCGCTCGAGCTGGAGCGCCTCGCGATCCGCGAGCTGCGAAAGCACCTCCTGTGGTACACCCGCGGCCGTCGCGGCGGGGTCCACTTCCGCCGCGACGCCAACCGGCTCGCGACCGCCGCCGACGTCGCGCAGGTCATCGAGGAGCACTTCCCGGCCGGCAGCTCGAGCTTCGAGCTGGACCCGGGGTTCCGCCGCGAGGAGGAGGGGGAGTGA
- a CDS encoding helix-turn-helix domain-containing protein encodes MKPRALLLADSDELARSCEGAGFEIVRAQTVAEGRGLAARERFAIVDARIARPRPLDEELQQRVEAFFERLRGHSADGLYDAVMREVERPLIAGALARANGVRAAAAATLGIDRGTLVRRMRALGLDEP; translated from the coding sequence GTGAAGCCGAGGGCGCTGCTGCTCGCCGACTCCGACGAGCTCGCCCGCTCCTGCGAGGGCGCGGGGTTCGAGATCGTCCGCGCGCAGACCGTCGCGGAGGGCCGCGGCCTCGCCGCGCGGGAGCGCTTCGCCATCGTGGACGCGCGGATCGCCCGGCCGCGCCCGCTCGACGAGGAGCTGCAGCAGCGCGTGGAGGCGTTCTTCGAGCGGCTGCGCGGGCACTCCGCGGACGGGCTCTACGACGCCGTCATGCGCGAGGTCGAGCGCCCGCTCATCGCGGGCGCCCTGGCGCGCGCGAACGGCGTGCGCGCCGCCGCGGCCGCCACGCTCGGGATCGACCGCGGCACGCTCGTCCGGCGCATGCGCGCGCTCGGGCTGGACGAGCCATGA
- a CDS encoding ZIP family metal transporter, with protein MTELQSLLLYTGAILAGALAGGALPLFGGVRRSDVLLSFSAGVMLGAAFFHMLPEAVEAGGAGALPFVVVGFLLLYLLERFVLVHVCAEPGPGVPAASGGDAPAVDPQIHGAPRHVHVHGDATGCGVHTIGLAAFIGMSLHTIVDGFALGAANVEAELGLLVFLAILAHKVPNAFSLSAILRAEGYSRRRALGMNAAFALMVPVGAGLYVLLREAVHVEAFTSIALAASAGTFLHLSLSDILPDLHRRGVARWRLSLAVVAGLLVMWSLRFLRAGHGH; from the coding sequence ATGACCGAGCTGCAGTCCCTCCTGCTCTACACCGGCGCGATCCTCGCCGGCGCCCTCGCGGGCGGCGCCCTCCCGCTCTTCGGCGGGGTCCGCCGTTCGGACGTGCTGCTGTCCTTCTCCGCGGGCGTGATGCTCGGCGCCGCGTTCTTCCACATGCTCCCCGAGGCGGTGGAGGCGGGCGGCGCGGGCGCCCTGCCCTTCGTCGTGGTGGGCTTCCTGCTCCTCTACCTGCTGGAGCGGTTCGTGCTCGTGCACGTGTGCGCCGAGCCCGGCCCCGGCGTCCCCGCCGCGTCCGGCGGGGACGCGCCGGCCGTGGACCCGCAGATCCACGGCGCACCTCGGCACGTCCACGTCCACGGCGACGCCACCGGCTGCGGCGTCCACACCATCGGGCTCGCCGCGTTCATCGGGATGAGCCTGCACACCATCGTGGACGGGTTCGCGCTCGGCGCCGCGAACGTCGAGGCGGAGCTCGGGCTGCTGGTCTTCCTCGCCATCCTCGCGCACAAGGTCCCGAACGCCTTCTCGCTGTCGGCCATCCTGCGCGCGGAGGGTTACTCGCGCCGGCGCGCGCTCGGCATGAACGCGGCGTTCGCGCTGATGGTGCCGGTGGGCGCGGGGCTCTACGTGCTGCTGCGCGAGGCGGTCCACGTGGAGGCGTTCACCTCCATCGCGCTCGCCGCCAGCGCGGGCACGTTCCTGCACCTGTCGCTCTCGGACATCCTGCCGGACCTGCACCGGCGGGGCGTCGCGCGCTGGCGCCTCTCGCTCGCCGTCGTCGCCGGGCTGCTCGTCATGTGGTCGCTGCGCTTCCTGCGCGCGGGCCACGGACATTGA